The Streptomyces sp. Alt3 genome has a segment encoding these proteins:
- a CDS encoding fatty acid desaturase family protein — MPQAIAATVAEPSRDGTESPGSPQAPGSDFAPLLKTVREQGLLERRTGWYTAGIAVNLVALGAVIAGMVLLGDTWWNLLLALPLAIFWTRTAFYGHDAGHAQITAGRKAGRVVGLVHANLLLGMNEAWWNDKHVRHHANPNHVDKDPDVGVGALVWTQKQAAQREGFARWLTRNQARLFFPMLLLEGIALKIYGFQFLRRQPVRERALSGLLLVGHLALYAALLLSVMSPGKALVFALLHHALFGLHLGMAFAPNHKGMEMPDPDGDRWGHLQRQVLTSRNVRGAFLTDWFLGGLNYQIEHHLFPSMPRPHLRLAQPLVKAHCASIGMPYAETGIVESYRQALRHMHEVGEPLR; from the coding sequence ATGCCCCAGGCGATAGCAGCCACCGTTGCGGAACCCTCACGCGACGGAACGGAGAGTCCGGGAAGCCCCCAGGCTCCCGGAAGCGATTTCGCTCCGCTCCTCAAGACGGTCAGGGAGCAGGGGCTCCTGGAGCGGCGCACCGGCTGGTACACCGCCGGGATAGCGGTCAACCTGGTGGCTCTCGGCGCGGTGATCGCCGGCATGGTCCTGCTCGGTGACACCTGGTGGAACCTGCTGCTCGCGCTGCCGCTCGCCATCTTCTGGACCCGCACGGCCTTCTACGGTCACGACGCGGGCCATGCCCAGATAACCGCCGGCCGCAAGGCCGGCCGGGTCGTCGGACTCGTGCACGCCAATCTGCTTCTCGGCATGAACGAAGCCTGGTGGAACGACAAGCACGTACGCCACCACGCCAATCCGAACCACGTGGACAAGGACCCCGACGTCGGCGTCGGCGCCCTGGTATGGACACAGAAGCAGGCCGCCCAGCGCGAGGGATTCGCCCGCTGGCTCACCCGCAACCAGGCACGGCTGTTCTTCCCCATGCTGCTCCTCGAAGGCATCGCCCTCAAGATCTACGGCTTCCAGTTCCTCCGGCGGCAGCCCGTCCGTGAGCGCGCGCTCTCCGGCCTGCTCCTGGTCGGCCATCTCGCCCTGTACGCCGCGCTGCTCCTGAGCGTCATGTCTCCCGGCAAGGCCCTCGTCTTCGCTCTCCTGCACCACGCGCTGTTCGGACTCCACCTCGGCATGGCCTTCGCCCCGAACCACAAGGGCATGGAGATGCCCGACCCCGACGGTGACCGCTGGGGGCATCTGCAGCGCCAGGTCCTCACCTCGCGCAACGTCCGGGGGGCCTTCCTCACCGACTGGTTCCTCGGCGGTCTCAACTACCAGATCGAGCACCACCTCTTCCCGAGCATGCCCCGTCCCCACCTGCGACTGGCCCAGCCCCTGGTGAAGGCGCACTGCGCGTCCATCGGGATGCCGTACGCCGAGACGGGCATCGTCGAGTCCTACCGACAGGCGCTGCGGCACATGCACGAGGTGGGCGAGCCCCTCCGGTAG
- a CDS encoding DEAD/DEAH box helicase: MHRLPAATLDEISELSRCSAVFLPADPARTGLIAFWNADGSTPPGDPGIHHRNEVSPPGAEGGRTELTVVGSDVRPYVVPALLMSVRDALPVLTRARAGAGSSPSTAFWGAAGVLALQLVARGLLLPGLSATDHDAWRAGPLTVDDVERIRVLAASMPPQAHAVPLDAAADPVMLADPESLLRSFLDAVADGLPRTPAAPSVTGTPAFAARSARQLPRLRTWAADVAAGHDAGVRLSLRVEVSGIDGATGGEDDTDDAPSFRAVLQIHSIQDPVLVADAADVWADRSPAASSFGPRARMDALLALRRAARAWPPLTPLLSAAVPDAVEPADEEIAELLGPAARALAATGVQVHWPKELARKLTARAVIGPQDDEDAAAARTASGTPSFLSADALLAFDWWFALGDRKLSRAELDRLAEAGRPLVRLRDQWVLVDPEDARRARESRDRKVTPIDALGAVLTGSTDVDGRRVDVAATGWLEELRARIADPESGDHRAVGQPEALDASLRDYQLRGLNWLHSMTSLGLGCCLADDMGLGKTITLIALHLHRQGIETAAGPTLVVCPTSLMSNWQREIEKFAPGTPVRRFHGGSRSLEGLVDGEFVLTTYGTMRLDTARLAEASWGMVVADEAQHVKNPHSATARQLRTIGARARVALTGTPVENNLSELWAILDWTTPGLLGRLGTFRTRYASAVEGGNDPAAAERLASLVRPFLLRRRKSDPGIAPELPPKTETDRTVSLTAEQAGLYEAVVRETLDEISRADGFARRGLVVKLLTALKQICNHPAQYLKEEQPRIVDRSGKVELLDELLDTILSEGASVLVFTQYVQMARLLERHLAARGVPTQFLHGGTPVATREAMVNRFQAGGVPVFLLSLKAAGTGLNLTRAGHVVHFDRWWNPAVEAQATDRAYRIGQTQPVQVHRLIAEGTIEDRIAAMLARKQGLADAVLGGGEAALTELSDAELAELVELRGGAR, encoded by the coding sequence GTGCACAGGCTCCCTGCGGCAACGCTCGACGAAATCTCTGAACTGTCCCGCTGCTCCGCAGTCTTCCTCCCCGCGGATCCGGCCCGTACCGGCCTGATCGCGTTCTGGAATGCGGACGGTAGCACCCCTCCCGGCGATCCGGGGATTCATCACCGCAACGAGGTGAGTCCCCCCGGCGCCGAAGGAGGCCGGACGGAGCTGACGGTCGTCGGGAGTGACGTCCGCCCGTATGTGGTCCCGGCGTTGCTGATGTCCGTGAGGGACGCGCTGCCGGTCCTGACACGGGCCCGGGCCGGCGCGGGCTCCTCCCCCTCCACGGCGTTCTGGGGCGCGGCGGGGGTCCTCGCACTCCAACTCGTCGCACGGGGGCTGCTGTTGCCCGGACTGAGCGCCACGGACCACGATGCCTGGCGTGCCGGACCGCTGACCGTGGACGATGTCGAGCGGATCCGGGTGCTGGCCGCGTCCATGCCGCCACAGGCCCACGCGGTACCGCTCGACGCGGCGGCCGACCCAGTGATGCTGGCCGATCCGGAGTCGCTGCTGAGGTCGTTCCTCGACGCGGTGGCGGACGGCCTGCCCCGTACTCCGGCGGCCCCGTCCGTCACGGGCACACCGGCGTTCGCCGCCCGCAGCGCGCGGCAGTTGCCCCGACTGCGTACGTGGGCGGCCGATGTGGCCGCAGGCCACGATGCGGGTGTGCGTCTCTCGCTGCGCGTCGAGGTCTCGGGAATCGATGGTGCGACGGGCGGGGAGGACGACACCGACGACGCCCCCTCCTTCCGTGCGGTCCTGCAGATCCACAGCATCCAGGACCCCGTCCTGGTGGCGGACGCGGCGGACGTGTGGGCCGACCGGTCCCCGGCCGCCTCGTCGTTCGGCCCGCGCGCACGCATGGACGCTCTGCTCGCCCTGCGTCGCGCGGCGCGCGCCTGGCCTCCGCTGACACCTCTTCTGTCGGCCGCGGTACCGGACGCTGTCGAGCCCGCGGACGAGGAGATCGCGGAGCTGCTGGGCCCGGCGGCCAGGGCACTCGCCGCGACAGGCGTCCAGGTGCACTGGCCCAAGGAGTTGGCGAGGAAACTCACCGCGCGGGCAGTGATCGGCCCCCAGGACGACGAGGACGCGGCTGCCGCCCGGACCGCGTCCGGCACGCCGTCCTTCCTGTCGGCCGACGCGCTGCTGGCGTTCGACTGGTGGTTCGCACTGGGCGACCGGAAACTGAGCCGGGCGGAGCTCGACCGGCTGGCCGAGGCGGGCAGACCACTGGTCAGGCTGCGCGACCAGTGGGTGCTCGTCGACCCGGAGGACGCACGGCGCGCCCGTGAGTCCAGGGACCGCAAGGTCACCCCCATCGACGCCCTGGGTGCCGTGCTCACCGGGTCCACCGATGTCGACGGCCGCAGGGTGGACGTGGCCGCGACGGGCTGGCTCGAAGAACTGCGTGCGCGTATCGCCGACCCGGAGTCCGGGGACCACCGCGCGGTCGGACAGCCGGAGGCGCTCGACGCCTCTCTGCGCGACTACCAGCTGCGCGGCCTGAACTGGCTCCACAGCATGACCTCGCTCGGCCTCGGCTGCTGTCTCGCCGACGACATGGGACTCGGAAAGACGATCACTCTGATCGCGCTCCATCTGCACCGCCAGGGCATCGAAACGGCTGCGGGGCCCACGCTCGTGGTGTGCCCCACCTCCCTCATGAGCAACTGGCAGCGGGAGATCGAGAAGTTCGCCCCGGGCACCCCGGTACGCCGCTTCCACGGCGGGTCGCGCTCCCTGGAGGGCCTGGTGGACGGCGAGTTCGTCCTCACCACCTACGGCACGATGCGTCTCGACACGGCGCGGCTGGCCGAGGCGTCCTGGGGCATGGTCGTCGCCGACGAGGCGCAGCACGTGAAAAATCCTCACTCGGCGACCGCCAGACAGCTGCGTACCATCGGTGCGCGGGCACGCGTCGCCCTGACCGGCACCCCGGTCGAGAACAACCTCTCCGAACTGTGGGCGATCCTCGACTGGACGACCCCGGGGCTCCTGGGGCGGCTCGGCACGTTCCGTACCCGCTACGCGAGTGCGGTGGAGGGCGGCAACGACCCGGCCGCGGCCGAGCGGCTCGCCTCGCTGGTCCGCCCGTTCCTCCTGCGGCGCCGCAAGTCCGACCCGGGCATCGCGCCGGAGCTCCCGCCGAAGACGGAGACCGACCGGACCGTGTCGCTCACGGCGGAACAGGCCGGCCTGTACGAGGCGGTGGTCCGCGAGACGCTCGACGAGATCTCCCGCGCCGACGGCTTCGCGCGCCGCGGGCTGGTCGTCAAGCTGCTGACCGCGCTCAAGCAGATCTGCAACCACCCGGCGCAGTACCTCAAGGAGGAACAGCCGCGCATCGTGGACAGGTCGGGGAAGGTGGAGCTGCTGGACGAGCTGCTCGACACGATCCTCTCCGAGGGCGCGAGCGTGCTGGTGTTCACCCAGTACGTACAGATGGCGCGGCTGCTGGAGCGCCATCTGGCGGCGCGGGGTGTGCCCACCCAGTTCCTGCACGGTGGTACCCCGGTCGCCACGCGGGAGGCCATGGTCAACCGCTTCCAGGCCGGCGGGGTTCCGGTGTTCCTGCTGTCGCTCAAGGCCGCGGGCACAGGACTCAACCTGACCCGAGCGGGGCATGTCGTGCACTTCGACCGCTGGTGGAATCCGGCCGTGGAGGCCCAGGCCACCGACCGCGCCTACCGGATCGGGCAGACCCAGCCGGTGCAGGTGCACCGGCTCATCGCCGAGGGCACGATCGAGGACCGGATCGCCGCCATGCTGGCCCGGAAGCAGGGGCTCGCGGACGCGGTACTGGGAGGCGGCGAGGCCGCACTGACCGAGTTGAGCGACGCGGAGCTGGCGGAGCTGGTCGAACTGCGAGGAGGCGCACGATGA
- a CDS encoding N-acetylmuramoyl-L-alanine amidase, protein MQRRRILQGAAVTAAAALLPASVRAVAAPTEGTDFPSAQWYPASTLNYTVSSRPSAYPVERVVIHVAQQTFTETIGIFQNPAKQVSAHYVVRSGDGFVAQCVRERDIAWHAGNWDYNTRSIGIEHEGWVDQPSYFTHTMYERSARLTADICERHGLTKDRAHIIGHHEVPGSDHTDPGVNWDWVRYIRLVNLV, encoded by the coding sequence ATGCAGCGGAGACGGATTCTTCAGGGCGCCGCGGTCACGGCCGCCGCGGCGCTCCTGCCGGCCTCGGTGCGCGCCGTGGCCGCCCCGACGGAGGGGACGGACTTCCCCTCGGCGCAGTGGTACCCCGCTTCCACGCTTAACTACACGGTTTCGAGCCGTCCTTCGGCCTACCCGGTCGAGCGCGTCGTCATCCACGTGGCCCAGCAGACGTTCACCGAGACGATCGGTATCTTCCAGAATCCGGCCAAACAGGTTTCCGCCCACTACGTGGTGCGCTCGGGGGACGGGTTCGTGGCGCAGTGCGTGCGGGAGAGGGACATCGCCTGGCACGCGGGCAACTGGGACTACAACACCCGCAGCATCGGCATCGAGCACGAAGGCTGGGTCGATCAGCCCTCGTACTTCACGCACACGATGTACGAGCGTTCGGCGAGGCTCACGGCGGACATCTGCGAGCGCCACGGCCTGACCAAGGACCGCGCGCACATCATCGGCCACCACGAGGTGCCGGGCAGCGACCACACGGACCCCGGGGTCAACTGGGACTGGGTGCGCTACATCCGTCTCGTCAACCTGGTCTGA
- a CDS encoding MFS transporter has protein sequence MTGSRAKSAPIADSPERGHGKGIALLIIASCQLMVVLDITIVNIALPHIQSSLGFSTESLSWVINAYTLTFGGLLLLGGRLGDILGRRRVFIFGVLLFVLASLLGGLSQESWQLLAARALQGVGGAIASPTALSLITTTFREGPERNRAFGVFAAVSAGGSAIGLLAGGVLVEWLDWRWVFFVNVPIGLLIAFATPRFIKESERHPGHFDLLGALTSTLGMVLLVYGFIRASEDGWTDALTVGAFAGAVVFMAVFLTVERRSRQPITPLHMFRDRNRAGAYGMMLSLAAAMFGMFFFLTLFVQNILDFSPLRAGLAFLPVSVIIALSAGLASQLLPRWGPKPFMVTGAILAAGGLAWLTQTDVNSTYLGSILGPILVFGSGMGMQFVSLTLMAVSGVEPREAGAASGVLNATQQVGGSLGLSILVTVFGTASRNEAMDQIPRFLAEATPAQQSQFRRTGELPAPWGDQVLASGVSTAFVVAAVIAGVAALIALFVIQVRSSDLERLRGGGVPGPADESEGALGGAGTAAEQGGTDDAQDSAVPPRKRGGGEGSPPLG, from the coding sequence ATGACTGGATCCCGAGCGAAATCTGCGCCGATTGCCGATTCCCCGGAGCGGGGACACGGCAAGGGGATCGCCCTGCTCATCATCGCCTCGTGCCAGTTGATGGTGGTTCTCGACATCACCATCGTGAACATCGCCCTGCCACACATCCAGTCGTCCCTCGGCTTCTCGACCGAGAGCCTGTCGTGGGTGATCAACGCCTACACCCTGACGTTCGGCGGACTGCTTCTCCTAGGTGGACGGCTGGGCGACATACTCGGGCGCCGCAGGGTGTTCATCTTCGGCGTGCTGCTGTTCGTGCTGGCCTCCTTGCTCGGCGGCCTGTCGCAGGAATCCTGGCAACTGCTCGCAGCGCGTGCCCTGCAGGGCGTCGGCGGTGCGATCGCCTCACCGACCGCCCTCTCCCTCATCACCACGACCTTTCGGGAAGGGCCTGAGAGGAACCGGGCGTTCGGTGTCTTCGCCGCGGTGTCCGCGGGCGGGAGCGCGATCGGTCTGCTCGCGGGTGGCGTGCTGGTGGAGTGGCTCGACTGGCGCTGGGTGTTCTTCGTCAACGTGCCCATCGGTCTGCTGATCGCCTTCGCGACGCCCCGATTCATCAAGGAATCCGAACGCCACCCCGGCCACTTCGACCTTCTGGGTGCCCTCACGTCCACGCTGGGCATGGTGCTGCTCGTCTACGGCTTCATCAGGGCGTCCGAGGACGGATGGACCGACGCCCTGACCGTAGGGGCCTTCGCGGGCGCAGTTGTCTTCATGGCGGTCTTCCTGACCGTGGAGCGCCGGTCGAGGCAGCCCATCACGCCCTTGCACATGTTCCGTGACCGCAACCGCGCCGGGGCCTACGGGATGATGCTGAGTCTGGCCGCGGCGATGTTCGGCATGTTCTTCTTCCTGACCCTGTTCGTGCAGAACATCCTCGACTTCAGCCCGTTGCGGGCCGGGCTGGCCTTCCTCCCGGTGAGCGTGATCATCGCGCTGAGCGCGGGACTCGCCTCGCAGTTGCTGCCCCGATGGGGTCCCAAACCCTTCATGGTGACGGGCGCGATCCTGGCAGCCGGGGGACTCGCGTGGCTCACGCAGACCGATGTCAACAGCACCTACCTGGGCAGCATCCTCGGCCCCATCCTCGTCTTCGGCTCCGGTATGGGCATGCAGTTCGTGTCCCTGACGCTGATGGCTGTCTCCGGTGTCGAGCCGAGAGAGGCCGGGGCCGCGTCCGGCGTCCTCAACGCCACCCAGCAGGTGGGCGGTTCGCTGGGGCTGTCCATTCTGGTCACGGTCTTCGGCACGGCCAGCCGCAACGAGGCGATGGATCAGATACCCCGCTTCCTGGCCGAGGCCACCCCGGCCCAGCAGTCGCAGTTCCGTCGGACGGGCGAGCTGCCCGCCCCGTGGGGTGACCAGGTGCTGGCCTCAGGCGTCTCCACCGCCTTCGTCGTCGCCGCCGTCATCGCGGGCGTCGCTGCGCTGATCGCCCTGTTCGTCATACAGGTCCGGTCCTCCGATCTGGAGCGGTTGCGTGGCGGAGGGGTTCCGGGGCCGGCCGACGAGTCCGAGGGCGCCCTCGGCGGGGCCGGGACCGCTGCGGAACAGGGCGGCACGGACGACGCGCAGGACTCCGCGGTTCCGCCCCGGAAACGGGGTGGAGGCGAAGGCTCCCCTCCACTTGGATAG
- a CDS encoding lytic polysaccharide monooxygenase auxiliary activity family 9 protein, which yields MRSDCHERVSLVGWVQRLGGVCVAAVLCFLPWAGTASAHGSVVDPASRNYGCWLRWGDDFQNPAMAQEDPMCWQAWQADPNAMWNWNGLYRNGSGGDFPAAVPDGQLCSGGRTESGRYDSLDTVGAWKTTDVTGDFTVKLYDQASHGADYFQVYVTRQGFDPASEALTWGDLQLVTETGSYAPSQNYEIPVNTSGLSGRHVVYTIWQASHMDQTYFLCSDVNFT from the coding sequence ATGAGAAGTGATTGTCATGAGCGTGTCAGCTTGGTCGGCTGGGTGCAGCGCCTCGGCGGCGTCTGTGTCGCCGCCGTTCTCTGCTTCCTCCCCTGGGCGGGCACCGCCAGCGCCCACGGCTCGGTCGTCGACCCTGCCTCCCGCAACTACGGCTGCTGGCTGCGCTGGGGTGATGACTTCCAGAATCCGGCCATGGCGCAGGAAGACCCGATGTGCTGGCAGGCATGGCAGGCCGACCCCAACGCCATGTGGAACTGGAACGGTCTGTACCGCAACGGCTCGGGCGGCGACTTCCCGGCCGCCGTACCCGACGGGCAGCTGTGCAGCGGTGGCAGGACGGAGAGCGGACGGTACGACTCGCTCGACACCGTGGGTGCGTGGAAGACCACGGACGTCACCGGTGACTTCACCGTGAAGCTGTACGACCAGGCCAGTCATGGCGCGGACTACTTCCAGGTGTACGTCACCCGGCAGGGGTTCGACCCCGCCTCGGAGGCGCTGACCTGGGGCGACCTCCAGCTGGTCACCGAGACGGGCAGCTACGCGCCGAGCCAGAACTACGAGATCCCGGTGAACACATCTGGGCTCAGCGGGCGGCATGTTGTCTACACGATCTGGCAGGCGTCGCACATGGACCAGACGTACTTCCTGTGCAGCGACGTGAACTTCACCTGA
- a CDS encoding DUF6131 family protein — translation MIIIGAVLLILGLVTGLGVLWTIGIILLVAGLVLWLLGAVGHAVGGRRHYW, via the coding sequence ATGATCATCATCGGAGCCGTCCTGCTGATTCTCGGCCTGGTGACAGGGCTCGGGGTCCTGTGGACCATCGGGATCATTCTTCTGGTGGCCGGGCTCGTTCTCTGGCTCCTGGGGGCCGTGGGGCATGCCGTCGGCGGCCGTCGCCACTACTGGTGA
- a CDS encoding gas vesicle protein K, with the protein MTGSRLDVDSGELGRDLVALVLTVVELLRQLMERQAIRRIDQGDLTDSQVEEIGTTLMMLDQRMAELCEQHGVRPEDLNLDLGPLGSLLPRE; encoded by the coding sequence GTGACCGGTTCACGGCTCGACGTCGACTCGGGCGAGCTGGGGCGTGACCTCGTGGCCCTGGTACTGACAGTGGTGGAACTGCTGCGGCAGCTCATGGAGCGGCAAGCGATCCGCCGTATCGACCAAGGGGACCTCACCGACAGCCAGGTGGAGGAGATCGGCACCACGCTCATGATGCTGGACCAGCGGATGGCAGAACTCTGCGAGCAGCACGGGGTGCGTCCGGAGGACCTCAATCTCGACCTCGGGCCGCTCGGCTCACTGCTGCCCCGCGAGTGA
- a CDS encoding gas vesicle protein → MEREVVPWDNPEPLRGPIGVPLVDLLDRVLATGVVISGDLVIAIADVPLVRLSLHALLSSVNERVPAPWADGGPL, encoded by the coding sequence ATGGAACGCGAGGTGGTGCCCTGGGACAATCCCGAGCCCTTGCGTGGCCCCATCGGGGTTCCTCTGGTCGACCTGCTGGACCGGGTCCTCGCGACCGGCGTCGTGATCAGCGGTGATCTGGTGATCGCGATCGCGGACGTCCCCCTCGTGCGGCTCTCGCTGCACGCCCTGCTCTCCTCCGTGAACGAGCGAGTTCCGGCTCCCTGGGCGGACGGAGGCCCGCTGTGA
- a CDS encoding GvpL/GvpF family gas vesicle protein — protein sequence MTDRGTEQVTAESALYVFAVCKLPDPSAFAGLPGVAAGEALRRLRFGELTAIVQTVRAADFTDEAWQARMADRGELERYARAHHDVVSAAAESCPTVPLPMATLYHDEERARQALLDETERFLAALRRTTDHSEWGVKVYAAAPAASDPARTRPEPSAGGSRPTPGAGLAYLERKRGAQAQRERRHEDSLRVAEAVEAAFQGLATAGRRLRLHAPEPAGTSHVQVLNATYLVAEHRAAELEPLTRALRDATGARIDISGPWVPYSFVGEV from the coding sequence ATGACGGACCGGGGAACCGAACAGGTCACGGCTGAAAGCGCCCTCTACGTATTCGCGGTGTGCAAGCTGCCCGATCCGTCGGCCTTCGCTGGACTGCCGGGTGTCGCGGCGGGCGAAGCGCTGCGCCGGCTGCGGTTCGGTGAGTTGACCGCGATCGTCCAGACCGTCCGGGCGGCCGATTTCACGGACGAGGCGTGGCAGGCACGTATGGCTGACCGGGGCGAGCTCGAACGGTATGCGCGTGCGCACCACGACGTGGTCTCGGCAGCCGCCGAATCGTGTCCCACCGTGCCTCTGCCCATGGCCACGCTCTACCACGACGAGGAGCGGGCCCGGCAGGCGCTCCTCGACGAGACCGAACGGTTCCTGGCCGCCCTGAGGCGCACCACTGATCATTCCGAGTGGGGGGTGAAGGTCTACGCGGCCGCACCCGCGGCATCGGACCCGGCCCGGACCCGCCCCGAGCCGTCGGCCGGAGGGTCCCGCCCCACCCCGGGGGCAGGCCTCGCCTACCTGGAGCGAAAACGGGGGGCGCAGGCGCAGCGCGAGCGGCGGCACGAGGACTCCCTTCGGGTCGCCGAGGCTGTGGAAGCCGCGTTCCAGGGCCTCGCCACCGCGGGACGCAGGCTGCGGCTCCACGCTCCTGAGCCGGCCGGAACGAGCCACGTCCAGGTGCTCAACGCGACGTACCTGGTCGCGGAGCATCGAGCGGCCGAACTCGAGCCTCTCACCCGCGCACTGCGGGATGCGACCGGTGCCCGTATCGACATCTCGGGTCCCTGGGTGCCGTACTCCTTCGTCGGTGAGGTGTAG
- a CDS encoding gas vesicle protein: MTDLDFGREAYPIPGPPNSSLADILERVLDKGIVIAGDIKIDLLDIELLTIRLRLFVASVDTAKKAGIDWWETDPALSSRAAQNSLRDENRALRERLDALEAKTEETEETKETSDHT; this comes from the coding sequence GTGACCGACCTCGACTTCGGGCGGGAGGCGTACCCCATCCCGGGGCCGCCGAACAGCAGCCTCGCCGACATCCTCGAACGCGTCCTCGACAAGGGGATCGTCATCGCCGGCGACATCAAGATCGACCTTCTCGACATCGAGTTGCTCACCATCCGTCTGCGCTTGTTCGTGGCATCTGTCGATACCGCGAAGAAAGCCGGAATCGACTGGTGGGAGACGGATCCCGCGCTGAGTTCGCGCGCCGCACAGAACTCCCTGCGGGACGAGAACCGCGCACTGCGCGAGCGTCTGGACGCGCTCGAGGCAAAGACGGAAGAGACGGAAGAGACGAAAGAGACGTCGGACCACACATGA
- a CDS encoding SRPBCC family protein, producing the protein MARTDKDEPETGESGIDRLREEFTSFLGAQTDKLAQKAGDKLTGLTGQLTDIADNGGSLPSVASRVMQGESPVKAFVSEKAGNVKDKVVDKAKDAFGGGKGKSQSGGGKSMNIIEVLDVGVPLRDAYDYWTRYDKFGSFTKGVQSVSMDEEMSSDWKVKIGPSSRSFKATVQEQVPDDRIVWTSEGAKGSTRGCVSFHELAPSLTRIVLVVEYYPSGFFEKTGNLWRVQGRRMRLDFKHFQRFVTLTDEEPEGWRGEIRDGEVVVTHEEALEKEEAEGEEPDDSDSDSDYEDDEEAEPEDEEEEEYEDEEPDEEEEEEEEEPEEEEEGEEEEEPEEEEEEPEEEEAAPRKRRGRRTSR; encoded by the coding sequence ATGGCCAGGACGGACAAGGACGAACCCGAGACGGGCGAGTCGGGCATCGACCGCCTTCGCGAGGAGTTCACGAGCTTTCTGGGCGCGCAGACGGACAAACTCGCCCAGAAGGCCGGCGACAAGCTGACCGGTCTCACGGGTCAGCTCACCGACATCGCGGACAACGGCGGTTCGCTGCCGTCGGTCGCATCGCGCGTCATGCAGGGCGAATCCCCGGTGAAGGCATTCGTGTCGGAGAAGGCCGGGAACGTCAAGGACAAGGTCGTGGACAAGGCGAAGGACGCGTTCGGGGGCGGTAAGGGCAAGAGCCAATCCGGCGGTGGCAAGTCCATGAACATCATCGAGGTCCTCGATGTGGGGGTACCTCTGCGCGACGCGTACGACTACTGGACGCGGTACGACAAGTTCGGCAGCTTCACCAAGGGCGTCCAGAGCGTCTCGATGGATGAGGAGATGTCGAGCGACTGGAAGGTCAAGATCGGACCCTCCTCGCGCAGCTTCAAGGCGACGGTCCAGGAGCAGGTGCCCGACGACCGCATCGTGTGGACCTCCGAAGGGGCCAAGGGCTCCACACGTGGGTGCGTCAGCTTCCACGAGCTGGCGCCGAGCCTGACACGGATCGTCCTGGTGGTGGAGTACTACCCCTCCGGGTTCTTCGAGAAGACGGGGAATCTGTGGCGTGTGCAGGGCCGGCGTATGCGACTGGACTTCAAACACTTCCAGCGTTTCGTGACGCTCACCGATGAGGAGCCCGAGGGCTGGCGTGGTGAGATCCGCGACGGTGAAGTCGTGGTGACACACGAGGAGGCATTGGAGAAGGAGGAGGCCGAGGGCGAGGAGCCCGATGACTCCGATTCCGACTCCGATTACGAGGATGACGAGGAAGCGGAGCCGGAGGACGAAGAAGAGGAGGAGTACGAGGACGAGGAGCCTGACGAGGAAGAGGAAGAGGAAGAGGAGGAACCGGAAGAGGAGGAAGAGGGAGAGGAAGAGGAGGAACCGGAAGAAGAGGAAGAGGAACCCGAAGAAGAGGAAGCCGCCCCGAGGAAGCGACGGGGACGAAGGACGTCAAGGTGA
- a CDS encoding histone protein — MEDQTKVTLAAAVVGGYVLGRTKKGRLALSIATYLAGRRFGLEPRQIAAEGVRRLSEMPQFAELQDQLKGEVLDSGRKALSAAADRGMNSLADALSDRTSRLGAPDEEDEEEQEYEGEYDEDEPEYEDEEPEEEEEEEYEEEEPEEEEEPEEEEEEPEEEEEPEEEEPEEPRPDSRRSKSSDAAAGRGAGKKAAKKQPPAKKTAAKKAPAKKGSAQKPAARESAPAKKAPAKKSAPAKKTTAKKAAPAKKAAAKKAPAKKTAAKKAPAKKSSARKTTSAKKTTSSKRTASKRGERRR; from the coding sequence ATGGAAGATCAGACCAAGGTGACGCTCGCAGCAGCCGTGGTGGGCGGATACGTACTGGGCCGCACGAAGAAGGGCCGTCTCGCGCTCTCCATCGCGACCTATCTGGCGGGCAGGCGCTTCGGCCTCGAACCGCGTCAGATCGCCGCCGAAGGCGTCCGCCGACTGAGCGAGATGCCGCAGTTCGCCGAACTGCAGGACCAGCTCAAGGGCGAAGTCCTCGATTCCGGCAGGAAGGCGCTGTCGGCTGCGGCGGACCGGGGGATGAACTCCCTGGCCGACGCCCTCAGCGACCGGACGTCCCGGCTCGGGGCGCCCGACGAGGAGGACGAGGAGGAACAGGAGTACGAAGGCGAGTACGACGAGGACGAGCCTGAGTACGAGGACGAGGAGCCTGAGGAGGAGGAAGAAGAGGAGTACGAGGAAGAGGAACCCGAGGAGGAGGAAGAACCGGAGGAGGAGGAAGAAGAACCGGAGGAGGAAGAGGAACCGGAGGAAGAAGAACCGGAGGAGCCTCGACCGGACTCTCGACGGAGCAAGTCCTCCGACGCGGCGGCCGGGCGCGGTGCCGGAAAGAAGGCGGCCAAGAAGCAGCCGCCCGCGAAGAAGACCGCGGCAAAGAAGGCGCCCGCGAAGAAGGGCTCAGCTCAGAAGCCCGCAGCGAGGGAATCGGCGCCCGCGAAGAAGGCGCCCGCCAAGAAGTCGGCACCTGCGAAGAAGACGACAGCCAAGAAGGCGGCACCGGCGAAGAAGGCCGCGGCCAAGAAGGCGCCCGCCAAGAAGACGGCAGCCAAGAAGGCGCCGGCGAAGAAGTCGTCCGCCAGGAAGACCACTTCGGCCAAGAAGACGACGTCATCGAAGCGGACCGCGTCCAAGCGCGGCGAACGGCGGAGGTAG